CCATCGGGCCTACCCGGAAAATCTATCTGGCCGCGTCCCCGACGCTGAGCGACCCCGCCATTCTGGACTTGGCCCAAGCCATCGACAAACTCAAGTCCACAGGCGAGGCGCAGCGCATCGTCAACCGCTATCGCTGAGCGCATGGCTTCGTCAAGCAGGCGGCCTGCGTGCTATAGTGGCGTCCCTTCACCCTACGCTGAAATGAAATCGATGAAGCGCCCTCTCCGACTGCTTGCCGCCCCGATGATCCTGGCCGCGCTCAGCGCCTGCCAGCAGCAAAGCCTCCAGGCCAGCTACCATTGCGACAAGCAAGTCGAATTCCGCTATGACCGCCAGACGCAATCCGTGACGCTGACTCAGGCGGGGCAGCGCTATCAGGGCTTTATGGATGAGCGGGGATTGCTGACCTGGCCGGGGCGCAAGGCAGACCAGGCGCTGCCGGACAGCTTCTTCATTTCACGCAAGACGCCCGACCAGATGAAGCTATACGGCGGACTGGCCGGCACGGGCCTGGCTTGCCGGCTCGACAAGCCACAGCCCTGATCACTTTGCCGCGTCTCGTTTCAGCCGGGAGGGCATGACGCCCAGCGTGCGCATGAAGCTGCGCCGCATTCTTTCCGCATCGCCAAAGCCGCATTCGCGCGCCACGATTTGCAAGGAGGACGTGCCGCTTTCCAGCCGCGCCCTCGCCTCCTCCACCCGCAGCCTCTCCACCGCTTTGGCCGGCGGCACGCCCGCCTCGGCTTGAAACAACCTGGAAAAATGCCTGGGACTCAGATTGCAGAACGCCGCCATCTCCTCGACATCCAGTTTGGCGGCCAGATTTTGCCTGGCGTGATCCAGCAAGGCTGAGAATCGCCCGCCGCTGGCCTGCATCTCCAGCATCGAAGAATGTTGCGACTGCCCCCCGGGGCGCTGATAGTAAACCACCAGCCGCTGCGCGCACTGCCGCGCGATGTCGGCGCCAAGATCCGCCGCGATCATCGCCAGCGCCAGATCTATGCCCGCCGTCACGCCGGCGGAAGTCCATATGCTTCCCTCCCGGATATAAATCGGACGTGTATCCAGCGCCACCTTAGGGTAGCGGCGCGCAAATTCGGCCTCGTGCGCCCAATGCGTGGTGGCGCGCTTGCCATCCAACAAACCGGCCTCCGCCAGCATGAAGGCGCCCGTGCATACGCTGGCCACGCGGCAAGCGCCGGCGGCGGCGCCCAGCCATGCCAGCAAGGCTGGATTCTCGCACGCCTCGATGACGCCGATGCCGCCAGCCACTATCAGCGTGTCCGGTTCGGGCCCGGCAGTTAGCGCCTGTGCTTGCATGGGAATGCCGGCGGAGCAAACCACCGCGCCGGGCTTGGCTGCGCGCAACGATACGCTATAGGCGCCGGATCTAAAGCGGTTCGCCGCTTCAAATGCGGCGATGGGGCCGGCGACATCCAGCAGCTGAAAACCAGGATACGCCAGCATGGCGATATGAAGAGTCATGTCATGAATTGCCGGAATATTGTCATTTACGCCAAAACTCTAGCCCGCCATGATGACGGGGTCAATCCACTGGAGATGGCCATGAACCCTGATTTGCATATGGTGTTTGTGCTTTACCCCGGCGTCACGCAACTCGATTTCACCGGACCGCTGGAAGTTTTGTCGCGATTGCCTGGCGCTCAATGCTCCTTGGTTTCCACCGCTGGCGGAGAGTTGCAATGCGATGGCGGTTTCTGGGTAAGCCGTGTTCTAAAACTGAGTGAAATTGAGGGCTGCGATGTGCTGTGCGTCCCTGGCGGGCTAGGCACCATTCAAGCGATGGAGGATGGCGAGCTGCTGAGCGACATCCGCCGCTTGGCAGGTTCCGCGCGATATGTCAGTTCAGTCTGCACGGGCTCGCTGCTATTGGGCGCGGCCGGCTTGCTGCGAGGAAAACGCGCGGCCTGCCATTGGGCATGGCGCGAGCATCTGGCCGCCTTTGGCGCCGAGCCCGACGCATCCCGCGTGGTTCGCGACGGCAATTGTTTTACCGGCGGCGGCGTGACGGCAGGGATTGACATGGCCCTGGCCATGGCGGCGGAAATCGCCGGCGATGAGTTCGCCCAATCGCTGCAGC
The Chromobacterium sp. IIBBL 290-4 DNA segment above includes these coding regions:
- a CDS encoding GlxA family transcriptional regulator produces the protein MTLHIAMLAYPGFQLLDVAGPIAAFEAANRFRSGAYSVSLRAAKPGAVVCSAGIPMQAQALTAGPEPDTLIVAGGIGVIEACENPALLAWLGAAAGACRVASVCTGAFMLAEAGLLDGKRATTHWAHEAEFARRYPKVALDTRPIYIREGSIWTSAGVTAGIDLALAMIAADLGADIARQCAQRLVVYYQRPGGQSQHSSMLEMQASGGRFSALLDHARQNLAAKLDVEEMAAFCNLSPRHFSRLFQAEAGVPPAKAVERLRVEEARARLESGTSSLQIVARECGFGDAERMRRSFMRTLGVMPSRLKRDAAK
- a CDS encoding DJ-1/PfpI family protein yields the protein MNPDLHMVFVLYPGVTQLDFTGPLEVLSRLPGAQCSLVSTAGGELQCDGGFWVSRVLKLSEIEGCDVLCVPGGLGTIQAMEDGELLSDIRRLAGSARYVSSVCTGSLLLGAAGLLRGKRAACHWAWREHLAAFGAEPDASRVVRDGNCFTGGGVTAGIDMALAMAAEIAGDEFAQSLQLGLEYAPQPPFQCGRPELAPPAVLARVQARLDAMREQRESAIVRAAAQMSRI